A stretch of Lysobacter sp. K5869 DNA encodes these proteins:
- a CDS encoding low molecular weight protein-tyrosine-phosphatase — MFRNVLVVCVGNICRSPTAEALLRHELKNVTVASAGLKALAGHPIDATAQAVLSGHGLSGQSHVARQIDRSMIDAADLVLTMEPWHSEALLRLTPHARGKTYLLGKWLDNTSIPDPYRQSREAFERAYELIDSGVKRWKAYF; from the coding sequence GTGTTCCGAAATGTTCTGGTGGTATGCGTCGGCAACATCTGCCGCAGTCCGACCGCGGAAGCGTTGCTGCGCCACGAGTTGAAAAACGTAACGGTCGCGTCCGCCGGGCTCAAAGCCCTGGCCGGTCATCCGATCGACGCCACAGCACAGGCCGTGCTGTCCGGACATGGATTGAGTGGGCAATCCCATGTCGCACGCCAGATAGACCGCTCGATGATCGACGCGGCCGATCTGGTACTGACGATGGAACCTTGGCACAGCGAGGCCTTGCTCCGTCTGACCCCACACGCGAGAGGAAAAACCTACTTGCTAGGCAAATGGCTGGACAACACCAGCATTCCGGATCCCTACCGGCAATCGCGCGAAGCCTTCGAGCGCGCCTACGAACTCATCGATTCGGGCGTGAAGCGCTGGAAGGCGTATTTCTGA
- a CDS encoding O-antigen ligase family protein has protein sequence MRIPAPKLLAAPACLGLFLLSGWASVFFAVDTDLVQYAAIAATIVLGGLSLSYSGLNRFACLLPVIVCLIAFAQISYLDTHIGHRPKELKFYLILVFCAYCACFVLRGAAAEQFVKIYVALCFVLSVAALAMNKGADTGAQRLMQGDGNPIWIARAAGTTIMFLAWRLLTDTHRRGLRIALILPCVAALVLAGSRGPILSLLLGLGVLLVLTNRGALLLSRKVWAAGLAVVLLGAAAAVMAPDGIKDRLASLVVSNYSGSDVLRMNLYEVSFAMLRDTLFGKGFGAFEASGALQPYPHNLLIETLIEPGLIFTVFFFALIVFAIVRLYRSAKRSQGRDLVATFLCALSLYSLANAMFSGDITSPKELYLCVFYALSTAFVLRTAPQAQRRPAAPQPLAH, from the coding sequence ATGCGGATACCCGCGCCCAAGCTGTTGGCGGCCCCGGCGTGTCTGGGGCTGTTCCTGCTGTCGGGCTGGGCCTCGGTGTTCTTCGCCGTGGACACCGATCTGGTCCAGTACGCGGCCATCGCCGCGACCATCGTGCTCGGCGGTTTGTCGCTGTCCTACAGCGGGCTCAACCGTTTCGCCTGCCTGCTGCCGGTGATCGTGTGTCTGATCGCGTTCGCGCAGATCTCGTACCTGGACACCCACATCGGCCACCGGCCCAAGGAACTCAAGTTCTATCTGATCCTGGTGTTCTGCGCCTACTGCGCCTGCTTCGTGCTGCGCGGCGCGGCGGCCGAACAGTTCGTCAAGATCTACGTCGCGCTGTGCTTCGTGCTCAGCGTGGCCGCGCTGGCGATGAACAAGGGCGCCGACACCGGCGCGCAGCGCCTGATGCAGGGCGACGGCAATCCGATCTGGATCGCGCGCGCGGCCGGCACCACGATCATGTTCCTGGCCTGGCGCCTGCTCACCGACACCCATCGGCGCGGTCTGCGCATCGCCCTGATCCTGCCGTGCGTGGCGGCGCTGGTGCTGGCCGGCTCGCGCGGCCCGATCCTGTCGCTGCTGCTCGGCCTGGGCGTGCTGCTGGTGCTGACCAACCGCGGCGCGCTGCTGCTCTCGCGCAAGGTGTGGGCGGCCGGACTGGCCGTGGTGCTGCTCGGCGCGGCCGCGGCGGTGATGGCGCCGGACGGGATCAAGGACCGCCTGGCGAGCCTGGTGGTCAGCAACTACAGCGGCAGCGACGTGCTGCGCATGAATCTGTACGAAGTGTCGTTCGCAATGCTGCGCGACACCTTGTTCGGCAAAGGCTTCGGCGCGTTCGAGGCCAGCGGCGCGCTGCAGCCTTACCCGCACAACCTGCTGATCGAAACCCTGATCGAACCGGGCCTGATCTTCACCGTGTTCTTCTTCGCCCTGATCGTGTTCGCGATCGTGCGCCTGTACCGCAGCGCCAAGCGCAGCCAGGGCCGCGATCTGGTCGCGACCTTCCTGTGCGCGCTGTCGTTGTACTCGCTGGCCAACGCCATGTTCAGCGGCGACATCACCAGCCCCAAAGAACTCTACCTATGCGTGTTCTACGCCCTGTCCACCGCCTTCGTCCTGCGCACCGCTCCCCAAGCGCAGCGCCGCCCCGCCGCCCCGCAACCCCTCGCCCACTAA
- a CDS encoding polysaccharide biosynthesis tyrosine autokinase — protein sequence MAAVTTTSGARQDAGNDEIDLAALLGTLFDHKWLIGAVTALGFGLSAAYALLAAPVYQANAMVQVESKTPTLPGLTAVSQALTDSAPQAVTEMSLLTSRTVLGKAVADLQLDLQVEPAHFPLIGAAIARRFQPSTGNEVASPWFGLNRYGWGGETLDIAELDVPDDLLGKPLTLIAGPGGSYELLDDQDQRLLGGDAGQLAVGGGAKLKVERLLANPGMRFEVTKLSQLGIIAALQNNLTASEKAKDSGIIQLSYELGDPVLAQATLESITRQYIRQNIERNSAEAANSLEFVNKQLPNVRRDLEKAEHTLAQYQTQAHTVDITLDAKSLLDQIVSLDTSISQLRLQQAEVTRRYTPAHPAYKALMAQIGELEASKQKINDRIGTLPQTQQELIGLTREVQVTTLTYTNMLNQAQQLDIARAGTVGNARVVDRSVVDTSQPVKPKRALAVAIGTFLAGFLAVAYVFLRQMLNRGVEHVQEIEQIGLPVLSSIPMSAYQRDHEKAGRKLRANGNNGKPHLLALDAPNDLAIEAMRSLRTALHFARLEAQNNVLMICGSSPGAGKTFVSTNLAATIAQGGQRVLLIDGDMRRSTLHKVLGQDPRNGLSDLLASRIDVATAVRRTPIENLFFIPRGEAPPNPSELLMRPELGLLLKTAALQYDLVIVDTPPILAVTDSAIIGRHAGTALMVVRFGLNPAKELALAVQRFEQNGIELKGAVFNAVERRHDTHYAYGYEYRSGA from the coding sequence ATGGCGGCAGTTACCACCACGTCCGGCGCGCGCCAGGACGCAGGCAACGACGAAATCGATCTGGCCGCGCTGCTGGGCACGCTGTTCGATCACAAGTGGCTGATCGGCGCGGTCACCGCGCTCGGCTTCGGCCTGAGCGCGGCGTACGCGCTGCTGGCCGCGCCGGTGTATCAAGCCAACGCGATGGTGCAGGTGGAGTCGAAGACGCCCACCCTGCCCGGCCTCACCGCGGTGTCGCAGGCGCTGACCGATTCGGCGCCGCAAGCGGTCACCGAAATGTCGCTGCTGACGTCGCGCACGGTGTTGGGCAAGGCGGTCGCCGATCTGCAGCTGGATCTGCAAGTCGAACCCGCGCATTTCCCCTTGATCGGCGCGGCGATCGCGCGCCGCTTTCAGCCGTCCACCGGCAACGAAGTCGCCTCGCCGTGGTTCGGCCTCAACCGCTACGGCTGGGGCGGCGAAACCCTCGACATCGCCGAGCTCGACGTGCCAGACGACCTGCTCGGCAAGCCGCTGACCTTGATCGCCGGCCCCGGCGGCAGCTACGAGTTGCTCGACGATCAGGATCAGCGCCTGCTCGGCGGCGACGCCGGCCAACTCGCGGTCGGCGGCGGCGCCAAGCTCAAGGTCGAACGCCTGCTCGCCAATCCGGGCATGCGCTTCGAGGTGACCAAGCTCTCGCAGCTGGGCATCATCGCCGCGCTGCAGAACAACCTCACCGCCAGCGAGAAGGCCAAGGACTCGGGCATCATCCAGCTCAGCTACGAGCTCGGCGATCCGGTCCTGGCCCAGGCCACGCTGGAGTCGATCACCCGCCAGTACATCCGCCAGAACATCGAACGCAACTCCGCCGAAGCCGCCAACAGCCTGGAGTTCGTCAACAAGCAATTGCCCAACGTGCGCCGCGATCTGGAGAAGGCCGAGCACACCCTGGCCCAGTACCAAACGCAGGCGCACACCGTCGACATCACCCTCGACGCCAAGTCGCTGCTCGACCAGATCGTCTCGCTCGACACCAGCATCTCGCAGCTGCGCCTGCAGCAGGCCGAGGTGACTCGCCGCTACACGCCCGCGCATCCGGCCTACAAGGCCTTGATGGCGCAGATCGGCGAGTTGGAAGCGAGCAAGCAGAAGATCAACGACCGCATCGGCACCCTGCCGCAGACCCAGCAGGAACTGATCGGGCTGACCCGCGAGGTGCAGGTGACCACGCTCACCTACACCAACATGCTCAATCAGGCCCAGCAGCTCGACATCGCCCGCGCCGGCACGGTCGGCAACGCGCGCGTGGTCGACCGCTCGGTGGTCGACACCAGCCAGCCGGTCAAGCCCAAGCGCGCGCTGGCCGTCGCCATCGGCACTTTCCTCGCCGGTTTCCTCGCCGTGGCCTACGTGTTCCTGCGGCAGATGCTCAACCGCGGCGTCGAGCACGTGCAGGAGATCGAGCAGATCGGCCTGCCGGTGCTGTCCTCGATTCCGATGAGCGCCTACCAGCGCGATCACGAGAAGGCCGGCCGCAAGCTGCGCGCCAACGGCAACAACGGCAAGCCGCATCTGCTGGCGCTCGACGCCCCCAACGATCTGGCCATCGAAGCCATGCGCAGCCTGCGCACCGCGCTGCACTTCGCGCGGCTGGAAGCGCAGAACAACGTGCTGATGATCTGCGGCTCCAGTCCCGGCGCCGGCAAGACCTTCGTCTCCACCAATCTGGCCGCGACCATCGCCCAGGGCGGCCAGCGCGTGCTGCTCATCGACGGCGACATGCGCCGCAGCACCTTGCACAAGGTGCTCGGCCAGGATCCGCGCAACGGCTTGTCCGACCTGCTCGCCAGCCGCATCGACGTGGCCACCGCGGTCCGGCGCACGCCGATCGAGAACCTGTTCTTCATTCCGCGCGGCGAAGCGCCGCCCAATCCGTCCGAGCTGCTGATGCGGCCGGAACTGGGCCTGCTGCTGAAAACCGCCGCGCTGCAATACGATCTGGTGATCGTCGACACGCCGCCGATCCTGGCGGTGACCGACTCGGCCATCATCGGCCGCCACGCCGGCACCGCGCTGATGGTGGTGCGCTTCGGCCTGAATCCGGCCAAGGAACTCGCCCTGGCCGTGCAGCGCTTCGAGCAGAACGGCATCGAGCTCAAGGGCGCGGTGTTCAACGCGGTGGAGCGCCGCCACGACACCCACTACGCCTACGGCTACGAGTACCGCTCCGGCGCCTGA
- a CDS encoding oligosaccharide flippase family protein — translation MMRRLIGTASLSAVSAMASRGALFAGVLAAAHYLGPAAFGQFTLIQTTALLFTTFCALSLGQMATKIVAEAVASGEGRVSAALTVSYGSALLASLVFAALLLACSYPLAVKLGGSGDLAVVYASSSLLVLTGFVGAIQNGVALALHKVKQQAVANLLTAPVVFAIMWGASTQRDIGWAVYGSIAAQWLIVIGQERVLRRYRREHGERLSWSATTREDWSVVWRLGLPSSLSGLLTMPAIWLSMAMLAHSAHGDEELGHFALGNQARSILLFGMGVVANAALPMLSSAIVRGARDEAASTLRQSIALLVIVTACIAGVLAMAAPIAVAQFAPAYAQAIVPLQWLLLSAVATAPTTILMRKATADGRPGVLLIGNAAFAASLIGAAALALKLGAGATGVAIAYAIASTVQLIVFATCNRRELRWSAAQSNTR, via the coding sequence ATGATGCGGCGTCTGATCGGCACCGCCAGCCTGTCGGCGGTCAGCGCGATGGCCTCGCGCGGCGCGCTGTTCGCCGGCGTGCTCGCGGCCGCGCATTACCTCGGCCCGGCGGCGTTCGGCCAGTTCACCCTGATCCAGACCACCGCGCTGCTGTTCACCACGTTCTGCGCGCTGAGCCTGGGGCAGATGGCGACCAAGATCGTGGCCGAGGCGGTCGCATCCGGCGAGGGACGCGTGTCGGCCGCGCTGACCGTGTCCTACGGTTCGGCGCTGCTGGCCTCGCTGGTGTTCGCCGCGTTGCTGCTGGCGTGTTCGTACCCGCTCGCGGTCAAGCTCGGCGGCTCCGGCGATCTGGCCGTGGTCTACGCCAGTTCCTCGCTGCTGGTGCTGACCGGCTTCGTCGGCGCGATCCAGAACGGCGTCGCGCTGGCGCTGCACAAGGTCAAGCAGCAGGCCGTGGCGAATCTGCTGACCGCGCCGGTGGTGTTCGCGATCATGTGGGGCGCGTCGACCCAGCGCGACATCGGCTGGGCGGTGTACGGCTCGATCGCCGCGCAGTGGCTGATCGTGATCGGTCAGGAGCGCGTGCTGCGCCGCTACCGGCGCGAGCACGGCGAACGCTTGTCGTGGTCGGCGACCACGCGCGAGGATTGGTCCGTGGTCTGGCGCCTGGGCCTGCCGTCGTCGCTGTCGGGCCTGCTGACCATGCCGGCGATCTGGCTGTCGATGGCGATGCTCGCGCACAGCGCGCACGGCGACGAGGAACTGGGCCATTTCGCGCTCGGCAATCAGGCGCGCTCGATCCTGCTGTTCGGCATGGGCGTGGTCGCCAACGCGGCGCTGCCGATGCTGTCCTCGGCGATCGTGCGCGGCGCGCGCGACGAAGCGGCCTCCACCCTGCGCCAATCCATCGCGCTGCTGGTGATCGTCACCGCCTGCATCGCCGGCGTGCTGGCGATGGCCGCGCCGATCGCGGTGGCGCAGTTCGCGCCGGCCTATGCGCAAGCCATCGTGCCGCTGCAATGGCTGCTGCTGTCTGCGGTCGCGACCGCGCCGACGACGATCCTGATGCGCAAGGCCACCGCCGACGGCCGGCCCGGCGTGCTGCTGATCGGCAACGCCGCCTTCGCCGCCAGCCTGATCGGCGCGGCGGCGCTGGCGCTCAAGCTCGGCGCCGGCGCGACCGGCGTGGCCATCGCCTACGCCATCGCCTCGACCGTGCAACTCATCGTTTTCGCCACCTGCAACCGCCGCGAACTGCGTTGGTCCGCGGCGCAAAGCAATACTCGCTAG
- the wecC gene encoding UDP-N-acetyl-D-mannosamine dehydrogenase: MSFDTVSVIGLGYIGLPTAAAFAAVRKRVIGIDVTASVVDTINRGEIHIVEPDLDVAVRAAVAGGFLRASTTPEHADAYLIAVPTPFKGDHQPDLAYIEAAAKAMAPVLQKGDLVVLESTSPVGATEQLAQWLADARPDLTFPQHAGEAADVNVAHCPERVLPGQVMRELVENDRVIGGMTPRCSQRAAELYQSFVRGQCIVTNARTAEMCKLTENAFRDVNIAFANELSIICDKLGINVWELVGLANRHPRVNILQPGPGVGGHCIAVDPWFIVDSAPDEARLIRTAREVNNGKPGWVMDKIDAAIAEAKAAGKQDKDLKIAVFGLAFKPDIDDLRESPALGIAVELAQRHAGPVLAVEPHIEVLPAKLNAPNVVLSDLSTASREADIAVLLVDHKPFKEHAMPKHIKIVDTKGIWT; the protein is encoded by the coding sequence ATGAGTTTCGACACCGTCTCGGTCATCGGCCTGGGTTACATCGGCCTTCCCACCGCCGCCGCCTTCGCCGCCGTGCGCAAGCGCGTGATCGGCATCGACGTGACCGCCTCGGTCGTGGACACCATCAACCGCGGCGAGATCCACATCGTCGAACCCGACCTCGACGTAGCCGTGCGCGCGGCGGTGGCCGGCGGTTTCCTGCGCGCCAGCACCACGCCCGAGCACGCCGACGCGTATCTGATCGCGGTGCCGACGCCGTTCAAGGGCGACCATCAGCCCGATCTGGCCTACATCGAGGCCGCCGCCAAGGCGATGGCGCCGGTGCTGCAAAAGGGCGATCTGGTGGTGTTGGAATCGACCTCGCCGGTCGGCGCCACCGAGCAGCTCGCGCAGTGGCTGGCCGACGCGCGTCCCGATCTGACCTTCCCGCAACACGCCGGCGAAGCCGCCGACGTCAACGTCGCCCACTGCCCCGAGCGCGTGCTGCCGGGCCAGGTGATGCGCGAACTGGTCGAGAACGACCGCGTCATCGGCGGCATGACCCCGCGTTGCTCGCAGCGCGCCGCCGAGCTGTACCAAAGCTTCGTGCGCGGCCAGTGCATCGTCACCAACGCGCGCACCGCCGAGATGTGCAAGCTCACCGAGAACGCGTTCCGCGACGTCAACATCGCCTTCGCCAACGAGCTGTCGATCATCTGCGACAAGCTCGGCATCAACGTGTGGGAGCTGGTCGGCCTCGCCAACCGCCATCCGCGCGTCAACATCCTGCAACCGGGCCCGGGCGTGGGCGGCCACTGCATCGCCGTGGACCCGTGGTTCATCGTCGACAGCGCGCCGGACGAAGCGCGCCTGATCCGCACCGCGCGCGAGGTCAACAACGGCAAGCCGGGCTGGGTGATGGACAAGATCGACGCCGCCATCGCCGAGGCCAAGGCCGCCGGCAAGCAAGACAAGGACCTGAAGATCGCGGTGTTCGGCCTCGCGTTCAAGCCCGACATCGACGACCTGCGCGAAAGCCCGGCGCTCGGCATCGCGGTCGAACTCGCGCAACGCCACGCCGGCCCGGTGCTGGCGGTGGAGCCGCACATCGAAGTCCTGCCGGCCAAGCTCAACGCGCCCAACGTGGTGCTCTCCGACCTGTCCACCGCCAGCCGCGAGGCCGACATCGCGGTGCTGCTGGTCGATCACAAACCTTTCAAGGAACACGCCATGCCCAAGCACATCAAGATCGTCGACACCAAGGGCATCTGGACCTGA
- a CDS encoding acyltransferase, with the protein MKAFRLLKKAVVLSLIRLGWFIKPGLVTRLYAWFLRSEGAQIEDRPNYLSAKIWFDGTDYSLIRLGKGCTISSNVRILTHDWAIHTVAKELGLKFDKPQGRIKPISIGRHAFIGTGSIIMPGADIGAGCIVGAGAVVRGTIPPLSIVVGNPGQVVGSVAEYVERATRGAGVSPVEQAALKQAALAHAAAAGARAG; encoded by the coding sequence ATGAAAGCCTTCCGCCTGCTCAAGAAAGCCGTCGTGCTGAGCCTCATCCGCCTGGGCTGGTTCATCAAGCCCGGTCTGGTCACGCGCCTGTACGCCTGGTTCCTGCGCTCCGAGGGCGCGCAGATCGAGGACCGGCCGAACTATCTGTCGGCCAAGATCTGGTTCGACGGCACCGACTATTCGCTGATCAGGCTCGGCAAGGGCTGCACGATCTCCAGCAACGTGCGCATCCTCACCCACGATTGGGCGATCCACACCGTGGCGAAGGAACTGGGGCTGAAGTTCGACAAGCCGCAAGGCCGGATCAAGCCGATCTCCATCGGCCGCCACGCCTTCATCGGCACCGGTTCGATCATCATGCCCGGCGCCGACATCGGCGCGGGCTGCATCGTCGGCGCCGGCGCGGTGGTGCGCGGCACGATTCCGCCGCTGAGCATCGTGGTCGGCAATCCGGGCCAAGTGGTCGGTTCGGTGGCCGAGTACGTCGAACGCGCGACCCGCGGCGCGGGCGTGAGCCCGGTCGAGCAAGCCGCGCTGAAGCAGGCCGCGCTCGCCCACGCGGCCGCCGCCGGCGCGCGCGCGGGCTGA
- the wecB gene encoding UDP-N-acetylglucosamine 2-epimerase (non-hydrolyzing), whose product MMKEQFVIAGALSVAVTALSMSALYPSAARLGLVDRPNARKQHKGEIPVVGGISFFLGLLAGALYLQLGDRYTMSLLASSGLIVALGAFDDSRDLSVRVRLLVQSIAVGLMVTGSGVWLDDLGDLFGTGPIHLGWLGVPVTVIAVVGTINAFNMLDGIDGLAASIALVCIGAIFLFDRSNVLDKGALPSLALLFVALLPFLFVNLGGINGRKVFMGDAGSMLIGYVMAWSLIYLSQRGPTRIDAADAVWCIALPLLETLNLMYRRMRRGLSPFKPDRQHLHYLLLDRERSPKTALLTIVGLACAFVAIGYALRHLPILLGLIAFFAMLGLYSLTLSSGDRNKLPDWLPRPPRQLEFAPQAPLGSGRGARDSAPAAAGNAGGAAYARSAHGEAAGAGGFAPLPPLAAASAQLGGPAIKTLCVFGTRPEAIKMAPLAKMLAQDPRFDARVCVTGQHRQMLDQVLQLFEIQPDFDLNIMKPKQDLTDVTTAILTGMKSVLAELKPDVVLVHGDTSTTMAATLAAYYQQIPVAHVEAGLRTGNLYSPWPEEANRKLTGALAAIHFAPTELSRGNLREEGIPDDRIAITGNTVIDALKDVLLRIERTPELRRDIDAKFEFLREDRKVVLVTGHRRESFGGGFERICEALRDTALRHPEIDIVYPVHLNPQVREPVNRVLRGIANVHLIEPLDYLPFVYLMNRAYIILTDSGGIQEEAPSLGKPVLVMRDTTERPEAVAAGTVKLVGTDRELICDGISRLLTDRAAYEAMSFAHNPYGDGLACQRIVAALAQFRREDSLLAA is encoded by the coding sequence ATGATGAAAGAACAATTCGTCATTGCGGGCGCGCTCAGCGTCGCCGTCACCGCGTTGTCGATGAGCGCGCTGTATCCCAGCGCCGCCAGGCTCGGCCTGGTCGATCGTCCCAACGCGCGCAAGCAACATAAGGGCGAGATCCCCGTCGTCGGCGGGATCAGCTTCTTCCTCGGTCTGCTCGCAGGCGCGCTGTACCTGCAACTGGGCGACCGCTACACCATGAGCCTGCTGGCCAGTTCGGGACTCATCGTCGCGCTCGGCGCGTTCGACGACTCGCGCGATCTGAGCGTGCGCGTGCGCCTGCTGGTGCAGTCCATCGCGGTCGGATTGATGGTCACCGGCAGCGGCGTATGGCTCGACGACCTGGGCGATCTGTTCGGCACCGGCCCGATCCATCTGGGCTGGCTCGGCGTTCCGGTCACGGTGATCGCCGTGGTCGGCACGATCAACGCCTTCAACATGCTCGACGGCATCGACGGACTCGCCGCCAGCATCGCCCTGGTGTGCATCGGCGCGATCTTCCTGTTCGACCGCAGCAACGTGCTCGACAAGGGCGCGCTGCCGAGTCTGGCCCTGCTGTTCGTCGCGCTGCTGCCGTTCTTGTTCGTCAATCTCGGCGGCATCAACGGACGCAAGGTGTTCATGGGCGACGCCGGCAGCATGCTGATCGGCTACGTCATGGCCTGGAGCCTGATCTATCTGAGCCAGCGCGGCCCGACCCGCATCGACGCCGCCGACGCGGTGTGGTGCATCGCCCTGCCGTTGCTGGAAACCTTGAACTTGATGTACCGGCGCATGCGCCGCGGCCTGTCGCCGTTCAAGCCCGACCGCCAGCACCTGCATTACCTGCTGCTCGACCGCGAGCGTTCGCCCAAGACCGCGTTGCTGACCATCGTCGGGCTGGCCTGCGCCTTCGTCGCCATCGGCTACGCGCTGCGCCATCTGCCGATCCTGCTCGGCCTGATCGCGTTCTTCGCCATGCTCGGCCTGTACTCGCTGACCCTGAGCAGCGGCGACCGCAACAAGCTGCCGGACTGGCTGCCGCGCCCGCCGCGCCAGCTCGAGTTCGCGCCGCAAGCGCCGCTCGGCAGCGGCCGCGGCGCGCGCGATTCCGCACCGGCGGCAGCGGGCAACGCGGGCGGCGCCGCCTATGCGCGCAGCGCTCACGGCGAAGCGGCCGGCGCCGGCGGGTTCGCCCCGCTGCCGCCGCTGGCCGCGGCCTCGGCTCAGCTCGGCGGCCCGGCGATCAAGACCTTGTGCGTGTTCGGCACCCGTCCCGAAGCGATCAAGATGGCGCCGCTGGCCAAGATGCTCGCGCAAGACCCGCGCTTCGACGCGCGCGTGTGCGTGACCGGCCAGCACCGGCAGATGCTCGATCAGGTGCTGCAGCTGTTCGAGATCCAGCCGGACTTCGACCTCAACATCATGAAGCCCAAGCAAGACCTCACCGACGTCACCACGGCGATCCTGACCGGGATGAAGTCGGTGCTGGCCGAGCTCAAGCCCGATGTGGTGCTGGTCCACGGCGACACCTCGACCACGATGGCCGCGACCCTGGCCGCGTACTACCAGCAGATTCCGGTCGCCCACGTCGAAGCGGGCCTGCGCACCGGCAATCTCTACTCGCCGTGGCCGGAAGAAGCCAACCGCAAGCTCACCGGCGCGCTGGCGGCGATCCACTTCGCCCCGACCGAGCTGTCGCGCGGCAACCTGCGCGAGGAAGGCATCCCCGACGATCGCATCGCGATCACCGGCAACACCGTGATCGACGCGCTCAAGGACGTGCTGCTGCGGATCGAACGCACGCCGGAGCTGCGCCGCGACATCGACGCTAAGTTCGAATTCCTTCGGGAAGATCGCAAAGTGGTTTTGGTCACCGGCCACCGCCGCGAAAGCTTCGGCGGCGGCTTCGAGCGCATCTGCGAAGCGCTGCGCGACACCGCGCTGCGCCACCCGGAGATCGACATCGTCTACCCGGTGCATCTGAATCCGCAGGTGCGCGAGCCGGTCAACCGCGTGCTGCGCGGGATCGCCAACGTGCATCTGATCGAGCCGCTGGACTACCTGCCGTTCGTGTACCTGATGAACCGCGCGTACATCATCCTCACCGACTCCGGCGGCATCCAGGAAGAAGCGCCGTCGCTGGGCAAGCCGGTGCTGGTGATGCGCGACACCACCGAACGCCCGGAAGCGGTGGCCGCCGGCACGGTCAAGCTCGTCGGCACCGACCGCGAACTGATCTGCGACGGCATCAGCCGCCTGCTGACCGACCGCGCCGCGTACGAAGCGATGAGCTTCGCCCACAACCCCTACGGCGACGGGCTGGCGTGCCAGCGCATCGTCGCCGCGCTGGCGCAGTTCCGCCGCGAAGACTCGCTGCTGGCCGCTTGA